One stretch of Corallococcus exiguus DNA includes these proteins:
- a CDS encoding sigma-54-dependent transcriptional regulator, with the protein MAKVLVIDDETNLRKVLAALLRRDGFDVTVAENGEQGLAEFHKNGADIVVTDLVMPKLGGMEVLAAVRTANPDVPVIIITAHGTVDSAVEAIKAGAFDYITKPFEQAELSSVVAKAAKTNESAKRSVRADHKARSAIIGESPQIQDVYKIIDKVADTPSTVLITGESGTGKELIATALHGASSRRDKPFIKINCAAIPATLLESELFGYEKGAFTGAVTSKPGRFELADEGTLFLDEIGEIPVEMQVKLLRALQEGEFERVGGIKTTRVNVRLVAATNRDLQAEIEAGRFRKDLYYRLAVVPIGLPALRERRGDIPMLAAHFVDKYNRRLHKKIEGIADDALALLQAYAWPGNIRELENLIERVLLFADGPLITAKDLPEPVRGGAGVQAGAQVAASLGTLDVPVGEVGLKDIVRMKAAELERDLIVKKLDETGGNVTRAARLLQISRKSLQTKMKEFGLRDTTPDGQDDGPDE; encoded by the coding sequence ATGGCCAAGGTCCTGGTCATCGATGACGAGACGAACCTGCGCAAGGTGCTGGCCGCCCTGCTGCGCCGCGACGGGTTCGACGTCACCGTGGCGGAGAACGGCGAGCAGGGCCTGGCCGAGTTCCACAAGAACGGCGCTGACATCGTCGTCACCGACCTGGTGATGCCCAAGCTGGGCGGCATGGAGGTCCTCGCCGCCGTTCGCACCGCCAACCCGGACGTGCCGGTGATCATCATCACCGCGCACGGAACCGTGGACTCCGCGGTGGAGGCCATCAAGGCGGGCGCGTTCGACTACATCACCAAGCCCTTTGAGCAGGCGGAGCTGTCCTCCGTCGTGGCCAAGGCCGCCAAGACGAACGAGAGCGCCAAGCGCTCCGTGCGCGCGGACCACAAGGCCCGGTCCGCCATCATCGGCGAGTCGCCGCAGATCCAAGACGTCTACAAGATCATCGACAAGGTCGCGGACACGCCCTCCACGGTGCTGATCACCGGGGAGAGCGGCACGGGCAAGGAGCTCATCGCCACCGCGCTGCACGGCGCGTCCAGCCGCCGCGACAAGCCGTTCATCAAGATCAACTGCGCCGCCATCCCCGCCACGCTGCTGGAGAGCGAGCTGTTCGGCTACGAGAAGGGCGCCTTCACTGGCGCCGTCACGTCCAAGCCCGGCCGCTTCGAGCTGGCCGACGAGGGCACCCTCTTCCTGGACGAGATTGGCGAGATCCCCGTCGAGATGCAGGTGAAGCTGCTGCGCGCGCTCCAGGAGGGCGAGTTCGAGCGCGTGGGCGGCATCAAGACGACGCGCGTGAACGTGCGCCTGGTGGCCGCCACCAACCGCGACCTCCAGGCGGAGATCGAAGCGGGCCGCTTCCGCAAGGACCTGTACTACCGGCTGGCCGTGGTGCCCATTGGCCTGCCCGCGCTGCGCGAGCGCCGCGGCGACATCCCGATGCTCGCCGCGCACTTCGTGGACAAGTACAACCGGCGCCTCCACAAGAAGATCGAAGGCATCGCCGACGACGCGCTCGCGCTGCTCCAGGCCTATGCGTGGCCGGGCAACATCCGCGAGCTGGAGAACCTCATCGAGCGCGTGCTGCTCTTCGCGGACGGTCCCCTCATCACCGCGAAGGACCTGCCGGAGCCGGTGCGCGGGGGAGCGGGCGTGCAGGCGGGGGCACAGGTCGCCGCCTCGCTGGGCACGCTGGACGTCCCTGTGGGCGAAGTGGGCCTCAAGGACATCGTGCGAATGAAGGCCGCGGAGCTGGAGCGGGACCTCATCGTCAAGAAGCTGGACGAGACGGGCGGCAACGTCACGCGCGCCGCGCGCCTCCTGCAGATCAGCCGCAAGTCGCTCCAGACGAAGATGAAGGAGTTCGGCCTGCGCGACACCACCCCGGACGGTCAGGACGACGGCCCGGACGAGTAG
- the encA gene encoding encapsulin nanocompartment shell protein EncA, translating to MPDFLGHAENPLREEEWARLNETVIQVARRSLVGRRILDIYGPLGAGVQTVAYDEFQGVSPGAVDIVGEQETAMVFTDVRKFKTIPIIYKDFLLHWRDIEAARTHNMPLDVSAAAGAAALCAQQEDELIFYGDQRLGYEGLMTANGRLTATLGDWTAPGGGFQTIVEATRKLNEAGHFGPYAVVLSPRLYSQLHRIYEKTGVLEIETIRQLASDGVYQSNRLRGESGVVVSTGRENMDLAVAMDMVAAYLGASKMNHPFRVLESLLLRIKHPDAICTLEGAIPAAPPARR from the coding sequence ATGCCTGACTTCCTTGGACATGCCGAGAACCCGCTGCGCGAAGAGGAGTGGGCGCGCCTCAACGAGACGGTGATCCAGGTGGCTCGCCGTTCGCTGGTGGGCCGCCGCATCCTGGACATCTACGGGCCGCTGGGCGCGGGCGTGCAGACCGTGGCCTACGACGAGTTCCAGGGCGTGTCCCCGGGCGCGGTGGACATCGTCGGGGAGCAGGAGACCGCGATGGTCTTCACCGACGTCCGCAAGTTCAAGACCATCCCCATCATCTACAAGGACTTCCTGCTGCACTGGCGGGACATCGAGGCGGCGCGCACGCACAACATGCCGCTGGACGTGTCCGCCGCCGCTGGCGCCGCCGCGCTGTGCGCGCAGCAGGAAGACGAGCTCATCTTCTACGGCGACCAGCGCCTGGGCTACGAGGGCCTGATGACGGCCAACGGCCGCCTCACCGCCACGCTGGGGGACTGGACGGCGCCGGGCGGCGGGTTCCAGACCATCGTGGAGGCCACGCGCAAGCTCAACGAGGCCGGCCACTTCGGGCCCTACGCCGTGGTGCTGTCGCCGCGCCTGTACTCGCAGCTGCACCGCATCTACGAGAAGACGGGCGTGCTGGAGATTGAAACCATCCGCCAGCTCGCGTCAGACGGCGTCTACCAGTCCAACCGCCTGCGCGGTGAGTCCGGCGTGGTGGTGTCCACGGGCCGGGAGAACATGGACCTGGCGGTGGCCATGGACATGGTCGCGGCCTACCTGGGCGCCAGCAAGATGAACCACCCGTTTCGCGTGCTGGAGTCGCTGCTCCTGCGCATCAAGCACCCGGACGCCATCTGCACGCTGGAAGGCGCCATCCCGGCCGCTCCCCCAGCGCGCCGTTAA
- a CDS encoding ferritin family protein, with amino-acid sequence MAGKSDTERSDVARIRAVLARELETINEYEAFAEDSSLPEVKAFFLHLAAEEKEHVSEATHMLRMLDKGQDAHFAKPFVPGHFQGAVGGVPAEPAVPAAEPAPLVTRAPPSVGRLANEPLTSLPPQRLIYGVPAPPPSANGHPLTIGSLRRGGGSGGSSGGR; translated from the coding sequence ATGGCCGGAAAGTCCGACACCGAGCGGTCCGACGTCGCGCGCATCCGCGCCGTCCTGGCACGCGAACTCGAGACCATCAACGAGTACGAGGCGTTCGCCGAGGACTCCTCCCTCCCAGAGGTCAAGGCCTTCTTCCTCCACTTGGCGGCGGAGGAGAAGGAGCACGTGTCCGAGGCGACCCACATGCTCCGCATGCTCGACAAGGGCCAGGACGCGCACTTCGCCAAGCCCTTCGTCCCCGGCCACTTCCAGGGCGCCGTGGGGGGTGTCCCCGCGGAGCCCGCCGTGCCCGCCGCCGAACCCGCGCCCCTGGTGACGCGCGCGCCGCCCTCGGTGGGCCGCCTGGCGAACGAGCCCCTGACGTCCCTTCCGCCGCAACGCCTCATCTACGGCGTCCCCGCGCCGCCGCCTTCGGCCAACGGCCATCCGCTCACCATCGGCAGCCTGCGCCGCGGCGGTGGAAGCGGTGGCTCCAGTGGCGGTCGTTAG
- the murJ gene encoding murein biosynthesis integral membrane protein MurJ produces MTAPAPVPQSQPDSPAAPLPSSPERSAGGRGATLVAIGILASRLMGLVRERVFAHYLGNAEAAAVFKAALRIPNFLQNLFGEGVLSGSFIPVYAQLLGKKDADEADRVAGAVFGLLAMATAVMVALGMLATPLFVDLIAPGFDGGERDLAVRLVRILFPGTGFLVLSAWCLGILNSHRRFLLSYLAPVVWNVVIIATLLVVGSLHGTSGGRAAEEAVTEWLAYGVVLGSFLQFAVQVPTVMRLLGHFRPVVSLASASVRQVLKNFGPVVLGRGVVQFSAWVDTAFASLISNRALSSLLYAQTIYLIPVSLFGMAVSAAELPEMARATAEGDAQAHSKLRSRIDAGSRRIAFWVVPSAVALFFLGDLVSGALLQTGRFGASDSRYLWYLLMGAAVGLVASTVGRLYASAFYALKDPKTPLRYAIVRVALGTVKAWFLALWLPERLGLPRELGAAFLTLSSGIVAWVETTLLRRKLRSIVGPVGPPSGLLPRLYVAAVVGGLVALAVKQGLTSLLGPMPGVGAEWGGTLLVPPRLHPVLGLMATAVPFGVVYFAVSAALGVPEAGAVFRKVGRKLGLAR; encoded by the coding sequence GTGACCGCCCCCGCACCTGTCCCGCAGTCCCAGCCCGACTCTCCGGCCGCCCCTCTTCCGTCCAGCCCTGAACGCAGCGCGGGAGGCCGGGGCGCGACGCTGGTGGCCATTGGCATCCTGGCGTCGCGGTTGATGGGCCTGGTGCGCGAGCGGGTCTTCGCGCACTACCTGGGCAACGCGGAGGCCGCCGCCGTCTTCAAGGCCGCGCTGCGCATCCCCAACTTCCTCCAGAACCTCTTCGGCGAAGGCGTGCTGTCGGGCTCCTTCATCCCCGTCTACGCCCAGCTGCTGGGCAAGAAGGACGCGGACGAGGCCGACCGGGTCGCGGGCGCGGTGTTCGGCCTGCTGGCCATGGCCACCGCTGTGATGGTGGCGCTGGGCATGCTGGCCACGCCGCTGTTCGTGGACCTCATCGCGCCGGGGTTCGACGGCGGCGAGCGCGACCTGGCCGTGCGGCTGGTGCGCATCCTCTTCCCGGGCACGGGCTTCCTGGTGCTGAGCGCGTGGTGCCTGGGCATCCTCAACAGCCACCGGCGCTTCCTCCTGTCCTACCTGGCGCCCGTGGTGTGGAACGTCGTCATCATCGCCACACTGCTGGTGGTGGGCAGCCTGCACGGCACTTCCGGGGGCCGCGCCGCGGAAGAAGCCGTGACGGAGTGGCTGGCCTACGGCGTGGTGCTGGGCAGTTTCCTCCAGTTCGCGGTGCAGGTGCCCACGGTGATGCGCCTGCTGGGCCACTTCCGCCCGGTGGTGTCGCTGGCGAGCGCCTCCGTGCGCCAGGTGCTGAAGAACTTCGGCCCGGTGGTGCTGGGGCGCGGCGTGGTGCAGTTCAGCGCGTGGGTGGACACCGCCTTCGCGTCGCTCATCTCCAACCGCGCGCTGTCCTCGCTCCTCTACGCGCAGACCATCTACCTCATCCCGGTGAGCCTCTTCGGCATGGCGGTGTCCGCCGCGGAGCTGCCGGAGATGGCGCGCGCCACGGCGGAAGGGGATGCCCAGGCGCACTCGAAGCTGCGAAGCCGCATCGACGCGGGCTCGCGGCGCATCGCCTTCTGGGTGGTGCCCTCCGCCGTCGCGCTCTTCTTCCTCGGGGACCTGGTGAGCGGTGCGCTCCTTCAGACGGGCCGCTTCGGTGCCTCGGACTCGCGCTACCTCTGGTACCTGCTGATGGGCGCGGCCGTGGGCCTGGTGGCGTCCACCGTGGGCCGGCTCTACGCCTCCGCCTTCTACGCGCTGAAGGATCCGAAGACACCGCTGCGCTACGCCATCGTGCGCGTGGCCCTGGGGACCGTGAAGGCCTGGTTCCTGGCGCTGTGGCTGCCGGAGCGGCTGGGCCTGCCCCGGGAGCTGGGCGCGGCGTTCCTCACCCTGTCCAGCGGCATCGTCGCCTGGGTGGAGACCACGCTCCTGCGCCGCAAGCTGCGCTCCATCGTAGGGCCCGTGGGCCCGCCTTCGGGGCTGCTTCCCCGGCTGTACGTCGCGGCGGTGGTGGGCGGGCTCGTGGCCCTGGCCGTCAAGCAGGGCCTCACCAGCCTCCTGGGCCCCATGCCCGGGGTGGGGGCGGAGTGGGGCGGGACCCTCCTGGTGCCGCCCCGACTGCACCCGGTGCTGGGCCTGATGGCGACGGCTGTGCCCTTCGGCGTCGTCTACTTCGCGGTGTCCGCCGCGCTGGGCGTCCCAGAGGCGGGCGCCGTCTTCCGCAAGGTGGGTCGGAAGCTGGGTCTCGCCCGGTAG
- a CDS encoding S1 RNA-binding domain-containing protein: MSDEKSGGNSGGPGGFGPKKPKATFGDVMLGIPSGGQGNERGGGRGGRDEKGGPGRGDRGPRDAQSQPRPQGDAPRGGGERGGGRGGERRGGGGGGERRPSGPMVVVKRASGSIETRALEGEKPAEATATAEQTGADAQASAASTPAPAPRPVTPAPAPSSPLYEEVAETESFADMFEAQVKDGGAPGRRGVRIGEKVGGTIFQLGADTAFVSLDGSAKSEAMIELRELKDDEGILRFGVGDRLEAHVVEMGARGIQLSRALAKGNASFAMLAEARASGMPVEGLVLSVNKGGVEVAIGETRAFCPISQLDIRFVEKPDQFIGEKLQFRVTEVRDRNVVLSRRSLLEDEQRRLATETRKTLAVGKTVKGKVSGVRDFGVFVDLGGVEGMVPVSELSYTRVAHPSDVVKQGDDVEVEILRMEEGQPNSPDKSKQKERITLSLRSRQEDPFKKALEEIKEGDRMQGKVVRLQPFGAFVELRPGVDGLVHISALSDRRIAHPRDAVKEGEVIWVSVEKIDPNDKRIGLRRISEEEAQRPPEERPAKEAQASAPKEPAAARPKVGAVVVGKVDRLEPYGVFLAFPGGKGLIPASETGTDRGTDMRKHFSIGQELKVAIIDIDASGKIRLSIPGAIRAEERAEVEAWQKTQQPQGAGKKGFGTFADLLSKLGK; encoded by the coding sequence GTGAGCGACGAGAAGAGCGGCGGAAATTCGGGCGGTCCTGGCGGTTTCGGTCCCAAGAAGCCGAAGGCCACGTTTGGCGACGTGATGCTGGGCATCCCTTCGGGGGGCCAGGGCAACGAGCGCGGCGGTGGCCGTGGTGGCCGCGATGAGAAGGGCGGGCCGGGCCGCGGTGATCGCGGTCCTCGCGACGCCCAGTCGCAGCCCCGTCCCCAGGGCGACGCGCCCCGCGGTGGCGGTGAGCGCGGCGGTGGCCGTGGCGGCGAGCGCCGGGGTGGCGGTGGAGGCGGCGAGCGCCGTCCGTCCGGCCCCATGGTGGTCGTGAAGCGGGCCTCGGGCTCCATCGAGACGCGCGCGCTGGAGGGTGAGAAGCCCGCCGAGGCGACCGCGACCGCGGAGCAGACGGGCGCTGACGCGCAGGCCTCCGCGGCCTCGACGCCGGCTCCGGCCCCGCGTCCGGTGACGCCGGCCCCCGCGCCGTCCAGCCCGCTGTACGAAGAGGTCGCTGAGACCGAGTCCTTCGCGGACATGTTCGAGGCGCAGGTCAAGGACGGTGGCGCTCCTGGCCGCCGTGGCGTGCGCATTGGCGAGAAGGTCGGTGGCACCATCTTCCAGCTGGGCGCGGACACCGCGTTCGTGTCGCTGGACGGCTCGGCGAAGTCCGAGGCGATGATCGAGCTGCGCGAGCTCAAGGACGACGAGGGCATCCTGCGCTTCGGCGTCGGTGACCGCCTGGAGGCGCACGTCGTGGAGATGGGTGCCCGGGGCATCCAGCTCAGCCGCGCGCTGGCCAAGGGCAACGCGTCCTTCGCGATGCTCGCGGAGGCCCGCGCCTCCGGCATGCCGGTGGAAGGCCTGGTCCTCAGCGTGAACAAGGGTGGCGTGGAAGTCGCCATCGGCGAGACGCGCGCCTTCTGCCCCATCAGCCAGCTGGACATCCGCTTCGTGGAGAAGCCGGATCAGTTCATCGGCGAGAAGCTCCAGTTCCGCGTGACGGAAGTTCGCGACCGCAACGTCGTGCTGTCGCGCCGTTCGCTGCTGGAGGACGAGCAGCGCCGGCTGGCGACGGAGACGCGCAAGACCCTGGCCGTGGGCAAGACGGTCAAGGGCAAGGTCTCCGGCGTGCGCGACTTCGGCGTGTTCGTGGACCTGGGCGGCGTGGAGGGCATGGTCCCCGTCTCCGAGCTCTCCTACACGCGCGTCGCGCACCCCAGCGACGTGGTGAAGCAGGGCGACGACGTGGAGGTGGAGATCCTCCGCATGGAGGAGGGCCAGCCCAACTCCCCCGACAAGTCCAAGCAGAAGGAGCGCATCACCCTGTCGCTGCGTTCGCGTCAGGAGGATCCGTTCAAGAAGGCGCTGGAGGAGATCAAGGAGGGCGACCGCATGCAGGGCAAGGTCGTCCGGCTCCAGCCCTTCGGCGCGTTCGTGGAGCTGCGCCCGGGCGTGGACGGCCTGGTGCACATCTCCGCGCTGAGCGACCGGCGCATCGCGCACCCGCGCGACGCGGTGAAGGAAGGCGAGGTCATCTGGGTCTCCGTCGAGAAGATCGACCCCAATGACAAGCGCATCGGCCTGCGCCGCATCTCCGAGGAGGAGGCCCAGCGTCCTCCCGAGGAGCGTCCCGCGAAGGAGGCCCAGGCGTCGGCTCCCAAGGAGCCCGCGGCGGCCCGTCCCAAGGTGGGCGCGGTCGTCGTCGGCAAGGTGGATCGGCTGGAGCCGTACGGTGTGTTCCTCGCGTTCCCGGGCGGCAAGGGCCTCATCCCGGCCAGCGAGACCGGCACGGATCGCGGCACGGACATGCGCAAGCACTTCTCCATCGGCCAGGAGCTGAAGGTGGCGATCATCGACATCGACGCCTCCGGGAAGATCCGCCTGTCCATCCCCGGCGCCATCCGCGCGGAGGAGCGCGCCGAGGTGGAGGCCTGGCAGAAGAC